CCTGGTGCAACTGCTGGATGCCGGGATGATGCGCTGGGTGCCGCCGGTGGAGTGCTCGGCCGCGCTGATTGGTGATGTGTTGGAGCAGGTGCGTGAATTGGGTCGGCCGTTGCCGGAGGTTGAAGTCTTTGCCTATGGGCACTTGCCCCTGGCCTACTCGGCGCGCTGCTTCACTGCCCGAGCGGAGAACCGGCCCAAGGATGACTGCCAGTTCTGCTGCCTGAACTACCCCGATGGCATGGCCTTGACCAGCCAGGAAGGGCAGGCGCTGTTTACGTTGAATGGCATCCAGACCATGTCGGCGGATGTCACCAACCTGCTGGCCGACTATCCGGGGCTTGTGAGTTGCGGCGCCGACCTGCTGCGCCTGAGCCCAAGGGCGCAGGGCATGCTGGGCATCGTCGACGCTTTTGATCGGGTGCGCCAGGGCGCCACGCCGCCGGTATTTGTCGAAGGCTGCAATGGCTACTGGCATGGTCAGGCCGGGATGTTGCGGGTCGAGGAGGTGGGGCTGTGCTGAATCGTAAGCAATGGCTGCTCAAGGGCGCCGACCGCTTATTGCCGCTGATGCGCAAGGTGCCGTTTGTGGTGCAGCGCCTGGCGCTGCAACAGGCATTGAATCGCTGCCTGGCCGAGCCCTTGGGCGATGGCGGCTTTGAACTGCTGCGTGGGCGCTGGATGTGCCTGCGCATTCCCGACCTGGGCTTGCGCTGGTACCTGACCCTGAGCCGCGACGGGCTACGCATCGCCGAACGGGCCGAGGCCCAGGTGACCATCAGCGGTAACTGGCGCGAGTTCCTGTTATTGGCCAGTCGGCAGGAAGATCCGGACACCTTGTTCTTCCGCCGGCGGTTGGTGATCGAGGGGGATACGGAGTTGGGGTTGGGCCTGAAAAACCTGATCGACAGCCTCGACCCGGACGTGTTGCCGCCCTGGTTGTGGCGCAATCTGGAACGGGCCGGTAAAGGCCTGGCGACAGGAGCTGCCTGATACCCCTGTGGCTAGAGGGCTGGCTATGGATAGGGGGCTTGTTGTGGCGAGCGGGCTTGCTTGTGGCGAGCGGGCTTGCCCCGCGCTGGGCTGCGAAGCAGCCCCAAACCCTGCGCCCTCGGTCTCTCTGATACAACTCAGCGATCTTGTTGGGGCTGCTGCGCAGCCCAGCGGGGGACAAGCCCCCTCGCCACAACAAGCCCCCTTTCCATAGCCAGCCCCCTAGCCACAAACAAGCGCGGTGCTATGGGGTCATTGCTCCATGGCCCGCAAGATCGCATGGGCCGCTTTCACCCGTTCGGCATTGGGGTAGTTCTTGTTCGCCATGATCACCACTCCGATGCCTCTGCTCGGCACATAAGCGATATAGGCACCAAAACCACCGGTCGAGCCGGTCTTGTTCACCAGGGTGTTGGCGCGCAGTGGCTGTGCCGGTGTCAGCCACTTGACCGGGTGCGGTTCCATGGCCATGGGCGTCGAGTTGCCAGCTAGCAGTTCGTCGACACTCAGCGGGTAAGGGTACATCTCCCAGCCGAGTCCCTGGGTAGTGTTGCCCACGGTGTAATAACCCGTGTGCGTGGCGGCAATCGCCTGTTGTAGCGGCTGCTCCAGCGAAGTCGGGTTCATGTTCAGCGCCATGTAGCGAGCCAGGTCGGCAGGGCTGGTTTTCACGCCGTAGGCTTCGCTGTCCAGTGCGCCTGGGCTGACGCGCACCGGCTTGCCGGCCTTGTCATAACCCTGGGCGTACAGGCCCATTTGTGCCTTGGGCACCGTGAGATAGGTGTGTTTGAGCCCAAGCTTGGGCAGCAGGGTCTGTTCCATCGCCACGTCGAAAGGTTGCTGCAGGCTTTGCGCCGCCAGGTAGCCGAACAGGCCCAGGCTGGGATTGGAATACTGGCGCTGGGTGCCGGGTGCGAAAGCGGCTTTCCAGTGCTGGAAGTAGCCGATCATCTGCTGGGCATTGTCCGCCTCGTTGGGGAACTGCAACGGCAGCCCGCCTGCGGTGTAGGTGCCCAGGTGGAGCACGCTGATGTGGTCGAACAGGCTGCCGCGCAAGGCCGGCAAATAGTCGCTGGCCGGGGCAGAGAGCTTCAGCTTGCCGGTGGCCTGGGCATAGCCGGCCAGGGTGGCGGCGAAGGTCTTGCTCACCGAGCCGATCTCGAACAGGGTGTTTTCGCTGACGGGCTGCTGGCTGTCCTTGGCGGCGATACCGTAGTTAAAGTATCGGGCCTTGCCGTCCTGCACGATGGCGACTGCCAGGCCGGGAATTGCCTGTTGCTGCATCAGGGGCTTGACGGTGGCGTCCACCACCTGGCGCAGAGTGTCGGCGGCCATGCAGTTGCCGGCGCCGAGCAATAGGCTGAGAATCGTGACGTTACGCACGTGTTGGTACATGATGAGGTCGCTTCCATGAGGATGATCGGATGTATCACGGCCTGCGCAGGCGTGGCCAAGATAGGCAGTTTTCCGACCCTGGACAACCGATGATATCTCGCACCAGTCATTAGAAAAATTTGGGCTTAAACCATGTTGCGTTCCCATCTGCCCCTTAACGCACTGCGTGCGTTCGAAGCCTCCGCCAGGCATTTGAGCTTTACCCGGGCGGCCATCGAGCTGTGCGTGACCCAGGCGGCGGTCAGCCATCAGGTCAAGAGCCTGGAGGCACAGCTCAACGTCACGCTGTTCAAGCGCCTGCCCCGTGGCCTGATGCTCACCCGCGAAGGGGAGACATTGTTACCGGTATTGCGCGAGTCCTTCGACCGTATTGCCCAGACCCTGGGCCAGTTCCAGGCCGGGCACTACCGCGAAGTGCTGACGGTGGGCGCGGTGGGCACGTTCGCGGTGGGCTGGCTGCTGCCGCGCCTGGCGGATTTCCAGGCGCGCTACCCGTTTATCGATCTGCGCCTGTCGACCCATAACAACCGCGTGGATGTGGCAGCCGAAGGTCTGGATTATGCAATCCGCTTTGGCGCCGGCGCGTGGCATGGCACCCACGCCTGTGAGTTGCTGGCGGCGCCGCTGACGGTATTGTGTGTGCCGGCGATTGCCCGCCAGTTGCAAGGCCCGGGCGATGTGCTCAAGCACACGTTGTTGCGCTCTTATCGGGCGGATGAGTGGAGCCTCTGGTTCCAGGCCGCCGGGTTGCCCGCCGACACCCTGGTGCCGCGCAGTATCGTGTTCGACTCCTCCCTGGCGATGATGGAAGCGGCGTTACAGGGCAATGGCGTGGCCCTGGCGCCGGCAATGATGTTCTCGCGCCAGTTGGCCCAGGATGTGATCCGCCAGCCGTTCGAGGTGGGGATCACCACGGGTAGCTATTGGCTGACGCGCTTGCAGTCGCGCGCAGAAACCCCTGCCATGCTGGCGTTCAGGCAATGGCTGGAGGAGGTGACGGCGATCGAGCTGGCTTGAGCGCCCTTGTTGTGGTTGTGGCGAGCGGGCTTCTTGTGGCGAGCGGGCTTGTCGGAACGCCGCATCGCCCGCGCTGGGCTGCAAAGCAGCCCCAAAACCTGCACCCTCGGTCTATCTGATACAACTCAGCGGTCTTATTGGGGCTGCTTCGCAGCCCAGCGCGGGCGATGCGGCGTTCCGACAAGCCCGCTCGCCACAACCGCAACCGCAACACCAACATTACTGATCAGGCAAGGTACTTGCGGAACCACCCCAACGTGCGCTCCCACGCCAGGTTCGCTGCCGCTTCGTCGTACCGTGGGGTCGAGTCGTTGTGGAAGCCATGGTTGGCGCCCTTGTAGATATACCCTTCATAGGTCGTGCCAGCAGCCTTCAAGGCGGTCTCATAGGC
The Pseudomonas hygromyciniae genome window above contains:
- a CDS encoding U32 family peptidase, producing the protein MKLSLGPVLFYWDKQQLGQFYSEMASLPLDVIYLGETVCSKRRAFNLDQWLGLGRELQAAGHAQIVLSSLTLIEAASELSSLRRLCDNGQVLVEANDMGAVQLLAERKLPFVGGPALNLYNGHALVQLLDAGMMRWVPPVECSAALIGDVLEQVRELGRPLPEVEVFAYGHLPLAYSARCFTARAENRPKDDCQFCCLNYPDGMALTSQEGQALFTLNGIQTMSADVTNLLADYPGLVSCGADLLRLSPRAQGMLGIVDAFDRVRQGATPPVFVEGCNGYWHGQAGMLRVEEVGLC
- the ubiT gene encoding ubiquinone anaerobic biosynthesis accessory factor UbiT — translated: MLNRKQWLLKGADRLLPLMRKVPFVVQRLALQQALNRCLAEPLGDGGFELLRGRWMCLRIPDLGLRWYLTLSRDGLRIAERAEAQVTISGNWREFLLLASRQEDPDTLFFRRRLVIEGDTELGLGLKNLIDSLDPDVLPPWLWRNLERAGKGLATGAA
- the ampC gene encoding class C beta-lactamase, which produces MYQHVRNVTILSLLLGAGNCMAADTLRQVVDATVKPLMQQQAIPGLAVAIVQDGKARYFNYGIAAKDSQQPVSENTLFEIGSVSKTFAATLAGYAQATGKLKLSAPASDYLPALRGSLFDHISVLHLGTYTAGGLPLQFPNEADNAQQMIGYFQHWKAAFAPGTQRQYSNPSLGLFGYLAAQSLQQPFDVAMEQTLLPKLGLKHTYLTVPKAQMGLYAQGYDKAGKPVRVSPGALDSEAYGVKTSPADLARYMALNMNPTSLEQPLQQAIAATHTGYYTVGNTTQGLGWEMYPYPLSVDELLAGNSTPMAMEPHPVKWLTPAQPLRANTLVNKTGSTGGFGAYIAYVPSRGIGVVIMANKNYPNAERVKAAHAILRAMEQ
- a CDS encoding LysR family transcriptional regulator, whose product is MLRSHLPLNALRAFEASARHLSFTRAAIELCVTQAAVSHQVKSLEAQLNVTLFKRLPRGLMLTREGETLLPVLRESFDRIAQTLGQFQAGHYREVLTVGAVGTFAVGWLLPRLADFQARYPFIDLRLSTHNNRVDVAAEGLDYAIRFGAGAWHGTHACELLAAPLTVLCVPAIARQLQGPGDVLKHTLLRSYRADEWSLWFQAAGLPADTLVPRSIVFDSSLAMMEAALQGNGVALAPAMMFSRQLAQDVIRQPFEVGITTGSYWLTRLQSRAETPAMLAFRQWLEEVTAIELA